A DNA window from Paenibacillus sp. HWE-109 contains the following coding sequences:
- a CDS encoding dihydrodipicolinate synthase family protein yields the protein MATRRELSTLQKIALHDGLVIPAHPLALNADRQLDEQSQRALSRYYMASGAGGIAVGVHSTQFEIRDPKFNLFEKVLRMASEEVDRAQLDRPFLKVAGICGPTEQALHETDIAKGLGYDTGLLSMGGLSDWSEAQILERTARIAEQIPVIGFYLQPSVGGKVFSFDFWKEFANIPGIVAIKMAPFNRYQTIDVARAVCYSDRRDEIALYTGNDDNIVNDLLTVYRFQVEGQSVEKRIVGGLLGHWAVWTHKAVELLAEVKKARLHDQIALDWLTRNVEVTDSNAAFFDPAHAFAGCIPGIHEVLRRQGLIKGTWCLNPHEQLSPGQSEEIDRMYRDYPQLNDDAFVKKHLAEWLS from the coding sequence ATGGCGACACGGCGGGAATTATCTACTTTACAGAAAATTGCGCTGCATGACGGGCTGGTCATCCCGGCACATCCGCTTGCGCTGAATGCGGATCGACAGTTGGATGAACAAAGTCAACGGGCATTATCCCGATATTATATGGCAAGCGGAGCGGGCGGCATCGCGGTTGGTGTGCACTCGACGCAATTTGAAATTCGTGACCCTAAGTTTAATTTGTTTGAAAAAGTGCTGCGGATGGCTTCAGAGGAAGTGGATCGCGCGCAATTGGATCGGCCATTCCTTAAGGTAGCCGGCATCTGTGGTCCAACGGAGCAGGCGCTGCACGAGACCGATATCGCCAAAGGGCTTGGGTACGACACAGGACTTCTGTCCATGGGTGGACTGAGCGATTGGAGCGAGGCGCAAATTCTGGAGCGGACCGCACGAATAGCGGAACAAATTCCGGTTATCGGCTTTTATTTGCAACCCTCTGTTGGAGGGAAAGTATTCAGTTTCGATTTTTGGAAAGAGTTCGCGAACATCCCTGGCATTGTCGCCATCAAAATGGCCCCGTTCAACCGCTATCAAACAATCGATGTTGCTCGCGCCGTTTGTTACTCTGATCGTCGTGATGAGATCGCCTTGTACACCGGCAATGATGATAATATCGTCAATGATTTGTTGACGGTCTATCGTTTTCAGGTTGAGGGTCAAAGCGTGGAAAAGCGCATCGTTGGTGGGCTGCTCGGTCATTGGGCTGTTTGGACGCATAAAGCAGTTGAGCTTCTGGCTGAAGTGAAGAAAGCAAGATTACATGATCAAATCGCCTTGGATTGGTTGACACGCAACGTGGAAGTTACCGATTCGAATGCAGCGTTCTTCGATCCTGCTCATGCATTTGCTGGCTGTATCCCTGGCATTCATGAAGTTTTGCGCCGCCAGGGGCTAATCAAAGGAACATGGTGTTTGAATCCGCATGAACAATTGTCACCTGGACAATCGGAAGAAATCGATCGGATGTATCGCGATTATCCGCAATTGAATGATGATGCATTTGTGAAAAAGCATTTGGCCGAATGGTTGTCATAA
- the sdaAB gene encoding L-serine ammonia-lyase, iron-sulfur-dependent subunit beta, with amino-acid sequence MRFKDVFSIIGPDMIGPSSSHTAGAVRIGLAARQLFGRQPERAELYLYGSFAETYRGHGTDVALAAGLLGWGTDNERIPEALEAAKEQGMELLLIPSQGIVGHPNTVRICLKAEGFSDLTVLGTSIGGGNIEIVGIDDFDVRFSASFPTMVITHTDQIGMLAEITGCFRQSGVNIGSMDVDRRSRCGEVLTVIEADSEFPDELVRAVSAIDAVRSLRLLVLS; translated from the coding sequence ATGCGGTTTAAGGACGTGTTTTCGATCATTGGACCTGACATGATAGGACCCTCCAGTTCACATACAGCCGGCGCAGTAAGGATCGGGCTAGCTGCGCGTCAGTTGTTCGGCAGGCAGCCTGAGCGCGCTGAACTTTATCTCTACGGATCATTCGCGGAGACGTACCGCGGTCATGGCACGGATGTGGCACTTGCCGCAGGTTTGCTGGGTTGGGGCACGGATAACGAGCGGATTCCGGAGGCGTTGGAAGCTGCGAAGGAGCAGGGGATGGAGCTGCTGCTTATTCCCTCACAAGGTATCGTCGGTCATCCAAACACAGTGCGCATATGCCTGAAAGCAGAGGGCTTTTCTGACTTAACTGTATTAGGTACTTCTATTGGAGGCGGAAATATTGAAATTGTCGGTATCGATGATTTCGATGTCCGTTTCTCAGCTAGTTTCCCGACGATGGTCATTACACATACCGACCAGATTGGCATGCTGGCTGAGATTACCGGTTGTTTTCGGCAAAGTGGCGTGAATATTGGTTCTATGGATGTTGACCGTCGCAGCCGCTGTGGTGAAGTTCTAACCGTAATTGAGGCAGACAGTGAATTTCCAGATGAACTGGTGCGTGCCGTTTCTGCAATAGATGCTGTGCGTTCACTGCGTTTGCTTGTTCTTTCCTAA
- the sdaAA gene encoding L-serine ammonia-lyase, iron-sulfur-dependent, subunit alpha has product MRFSHLHELAALCVQEEKPIHQLMLEEQAQESGRSLQQESDKMHSYYLVMKDAVNRGLTRDTLSRSGLTGNDAKRVMALIEAQTFLLGPVAGKALAYALSVSEVNASMGRIIATPTAGSCGVIPGVFLSVQEHFGWSDELMTKGLFTAGALGYVIANRSFVSGAEGGCQAEIGSAVAMAAGALTELRGGSPDQAVHAVGLALKNSLGLICDPVGGLVEIPCIVRNGFGAVSAITASEMAIAGVRSAIPSDEVIGAMLEVGATMPDKYRETAKGGLAATPTGTRIMKELFGQGKPHEKSEDGGEQL; this is encoded by the coding sequence ATGAGATTTTCTCATTTACATGAGCTTGCGGCGCTTTGTGTTCAGGAGGAAAAGCCGATTCATCAGCTTATGCTGGAGGAGCAAGCGCAGGAATCAGGACGTTCCTTGCAGCAGGAAAGCGATAAAATGCACAGCTATTATCTGGTGATGAAAGATGCTGTAAACCGTGGGTTGACGAGGGATACGTTGTCGCGCAGCGGTCTAACAGGTAATGATGCCAAACGGGTCATGGCCTTGATTGAGGCGCAAACTTTCCTCCTGGGTCCTGTTGCTGGCAAAGCGCTAGCTTACGCGTTATCAGTTTCGGAAGTAAATGCCAGCATGGGGCGTATAATTGCGACGCCAACGGCAGGATCTTGCGGCGTGATCCCCGGTGTTTTTTTGAGTGTGCAGGAACACTTCGGCTGGAGCGATGAGCTGATGACGAAAGGCTTGTTCACCGCTGGTGCGCTCGGCTATGTGATTGCGAACCGTTCGTTCGTTTCGGGGGCAGAGGGCGGCTGCCAAGCCGAGATTGGCTCTGCGGTCGCGATGGCTGCCGGTGCTCTGACGGAGCTGCGGGGTGGATCACCTGATCAAGCTGTTCACGCGGTAGGATTGGCCCTGAAGAATTCACTGGGTCTGATCTGTGACCCTGTTGGAGGACTTGTTGAAATTCCTTGCATTGTACGGAATGGGTTTGGCGCTGTTTCGGCAATCACGGCATCAGAGATGGCGATCGCGGGTGTTCGCAGCGCAATTCCATCCGATGAAGTCATCGGTGCGATGCTTGAAGTCGGCGCTACCATGCCGGACAAATATCGTGAAACCGCGAAGGGGGGCTTGGCGGCCACTCCGACAGGAACACGTATCATGAAGGAACTGTTTGGCCAAGGCAAACCGCATGAGAAGTCAGAAGATGGGGGTGAGCAGCTATGA